The following coding sequences are from one Anguilla rostrata isolate EN2019 chromosome 16, ASM1855537v3, whole genome shotgun sequence window:
- the LOC135242059 gene encoding chondroitin sulfate synthase 1-like — MESSSMKALASLLLGLVVGFSLASKFIMTRPREMQKTVLKHRTSGGSGLLWTPQDNDFVTALKNSPRPSNFIFIGVMTAQKYLNNRAIAAHRTWAQTVPGRLLFFSSEGSDTSLPLPVVPLQKVDDSYPPQKKSFMMLKYMHDHYLDQYEWFMRVDDDIYIHTERLESFLRSLNSSKAFLLGQTGTGAQDELDTLALEPGENFCMGGPGVVMSREVLRRMAPHISQCLREMHTRHEDVELGRCVRRFAGVQCVWSYEMQYLFYQNYEPDKKGFIEDLSNSKLYQAITLHPNKSPPHLYRLHSFMLSRKMTELQHRTIRLHREILQMSHLTNTTPHNEDLRLGAAPGFTGLPSRRRQEVLEWEFFTDAHLYSASDRHPPRRALSPPLKAALDDIIVQVMETLNANGKAREHVVDFKKILYGYRRVDALHRAEYILDLLLLYRRLKGPGVAVPVRRHAYLLQAFSRAFFREESDMDAALLAGRIDQDSGPIAFFHKSLGRLYPFRLGDPSSDLRPGLPRVNILVPLSGRYEVFVRFMANFEKVCLASKQAVKLLVLLFSAEDEAESKSGGAETVRHTELVTKYHRKYPWADIAVQPVEGPFSRGLALHIGSSHFSHNSLLFFCDVDLLFTADFLKRCSDNTIFGEQAYFPVIFSQYDPKLEGGASNSPYVFTTKTGLWRHYGFGIVCVYKGDLVRAGGVDVSIQGWGLEDVDLFNKFIQSGTRVFRSADPGIVHMHHPVVCDPQLDAGRYKMCLGSRASSYADTLQLAQLWLEKNRQGFHRTNITHSHVD; from the exons ATGGAAAGTAGCAGTATGAAAGCATTGGCTAGTCTTCTTCTAGGCCTGGTAGTTGGGTTTTCTCTGGCTTCCAAATTTATTATGACCCGACCCAGAGAAATGCAGAAAACTGTTCTGAAACACCGGACTAGCGGCGGCAGCGGACTACTGTGGACACCGCAGGACAACGATTTTGTGACAGCTCTGAAGAATTCCCCGAGGCCCAGTAACTTCATATTCATCGGTGTTATGACTGCGCAAAAATACCTAAATAACCGAGCCATAGCAGCTCATAG GACCTGGGCTCAGACTGTCCCAGGCCGGTTGCTGTTCTTCTCCAGCGAGGGTTCAGacacctctctcccactccctgtGGTGCCTCTTCAGAAGGTGGATGACTCCTACCCACCGCAGAAGAAGTCATTCATGATGCTTAAGTACATGCATGACCATTACCTGGACCAGTACGAGTGGTTCATGCGGGTGGACGATGACATCTACATCCATACTGAGCGTCTGGAGAGCTTCTTGCGCAGCTTGAATAGCAGCAAGGCCTTTCTGCTTGGCCAGACAGGCACAGGGGCCCAAGACGAGCTGGACACGTTGGCACTAGAGCCCGGAGAAAACTTCTGCATGGGGGGCCCTGGGGTGGTGATGAGCCGAGAAGTGCTGCGTCGAATGGCCCCCCACATCAGCCAGTGCCTGCGGGAGATGCACACCCGCCATGAGGATGTGGAGCTAGGCCGCTGTGTTCGCAGGTTTGCTGGCGTGCAATGCGTTTGGTCCTATGAG ATGCAGTACCTGTTTTATCAGAACTACGAACCTGATAAGAAAGGGTTCATCGAGGATCTGAGCAACAGTAAGCTCTACCAAGCCATCACCCTGCACCCCAACAAGAGCCCGCCGCACCTGTACCGCCTGCACAGCTTCATGCTGAGCCGCAAGATGACCGAGCTGCAGCACCGTACCATCCGGCTGCACCGCGAGATCCTGCAGATGAGTCACCTCACCAACACCACGCCACACAACGAGGACCTGCGGCTGGGCGCCGCCCCTGGCTTCACCGGCCTCCCGTCGAGGCGACGGCAGGAGGTCCTGGAGTGGGAGTTCTTCACTGACGCACATCTCTACTCCGCCTCCGACCGGCACCCACCACGCCGTGCCCTCAGCCCCCCTCTGAAGGCGGCGCTTGATGACATAATCGTGCAGGTGATGGAGACGCTCAACGCCAATGGCAAGGCCAGGGAGCACGTCGTTGATTTCAAGAAGATCCTTTATGGTTATCGCAGGGTGGATGCACTACACAGGGCCGAGTACATCCTGGACCTCCTGCTGCTGTACCGGAGGCTGAAGGGGCCGGGCGTGGCAGTGCCCGTGAGGAGACACGCCTACCTGCTACAGGCCTTCAGCAGGGCTTTCTTTCGGGAGGAGAGCGACATGGACGCTGCGCTGCTGGCAGGCAGGATAGACCAGGACTCCGGCCCCATCGCCTTCTTCCACAAATCCCTTGGGAGGCTCTATCCGTTTCGGCTGGGTGACCCCAGCTCAGACTTGAGACCCGGTCTGCCGAGGGTCAACATCCTGGTTCCACTCTCTGGAAGATATGAGGTCTTCGTCCGCTTTATGGCCAACTTTGAGAAGGTATGCCTTGCCTCCAAGCAGGCTGTGAAGCTGCTGGTCCTGCTGTTTAGTGCCGAGGATGAGGCCGAAAGCAAGAGTGGGGGGGCagagacagtcagacacactgaGCTGGTGACAAAGTACCACAGGAAGTATCCTTGGGCAGATATTGCAGTCCAGCCTGTAGAAGGCCCCTTTTCCCGGGGGCTGGCCCTACACATAGGCTCCTCCCACTTCTCCCACAACTCTCTGCTTTTCTTCTGTGATGTGGACTTGCTGTTTACAGCTGATTTCTTGAAGAGGTGTAGCGATAATACCATATTTGGGGAGCAGGCGTACTTCCCTGTCATTTTCAGCCAGTATGACCCCAAGCTGGAAGGGGGAGCCAGCAACAGCCCGTATGTGTTCACCACCAAAACAGGGCTGTGGAGACACTACGGCTTtggcatagtgtgtgtgtacaaaggTGACCTTGTGCGAGCAGGAGGCGTTGATGTCTCCATACAAGGGTGGGGCCTGGAGGACGTGGatctttttaataaatttatcCAATCGGGGACAAGAGTGTTCAGGAGTGCTGACCCTGGGATTGTGCATATGCACCACCCTGTAGTGTGTGACCCCCAGCTGGATGCCGGACGCTATAAGATGTGCTTGGGCTCCAGAGCCTCCTCCTACGCAGACACCCTCCAACTGGCACAACTGTGGCTGGAAAAGAATCGTCAGGGCTTCCACAGGACCAatatcacacattcacatgttgACTAA
- the LOC135242393 gene encoding RCC1 domain-containing protein 1-like isoform X2, producing MIWFGFGFNAFGQIYSYARSGKESTSDEDVEVKVIAPVRLSSCCPDGEKRLQLVGASWSRTAFLQCAGDSSVCLSGFWSDPPSRKAHSCFPQSYGCWDAQVSERYLTLAFKDRTECWSLDEIDSMPVWRMKHAPENTELSDRLPLVPGGYVVSAPPFLHVLSPHLCGVSLALGMEHAVLLSASGTVYTWGSSSHGQLGHGELGREVEPRVVEGLWGMTMKGVAAGGWHSVCISGEGDLYTWGWNESGQLGLPSHTIGRGTLQGGTAAGTESDRKEVFISIQAFPALLDLPEEAEVTRVSCGSRHTAALTGAGDLFTWGWGEYGQLGHKTTQTLDQPTRVDFFADRSLRVVDVVCGPWNTFVCTEEKDSTPQIPP from the exons aTGATTTGGTTTGGATTCGGATTTAACGCGTTTGGTCAAATATATTCTTATGCTAGATCCGGGAAGGAATCCACAAGTGACGAAGATGTCGAAGTGAAAGTGATCGCTCCCGTAAGGCTTAGTTCCTGCTGCCCCGATGGAGAGAAACGCCTACAGCTTGTTGGAGCGAGCTGGAGCCGAACTGCTTTTCTGCAGTGTGCAG GTGACAGCAGTGTATGTCTGTCCGGCTTTTGGTCAGACCCACCCTCTCGCAAAGCGCACAGCTGTTTTCCACAAAGCTATGGCTGTTGGGATGCGCAGGTCAGTGAACGTTACCTGACCCTTGCATTCAAAGACCGAACAGAATGCTGGAGCTTGGACGAAATTGATAGTATGCCCGTCTGGAGGATGAAACACGCGCCTGAGAATACAG AACTCTCTGACAGACTTCCTCTGGTCCCAGGAGGTTACGTTGTTTCAGCCCCTCCTTTCTTGCATGTTCTGTCTCCACATTTGTGTGGGGTCAGTCTGGCTCTGGGTATGGAACACGCAGTCCTGCTAAGTGCTTCTGGTACTGTGTACACCTGGGGCTCTAGCAG TCACGGGCAGCTGGGGCATGGTGAACTTGGTCGAGAGGTTGAGCCTCGGGTGGTGGAGGGACTGTGGGGCATGACCATGAAGGGCGTGGCAGCTGGGGGCTGGCATTCTGTCTGCATCAGTG GTGAGGGAGATTTGTACACTTGGGGCTGGAATGAAAGTGGTCAGCTTGGCCTACCATCCCACACGATAGGAAGAGGGACACTGCAGGGAGgcactgctgcag GAACTGAATCAGACAGAAAGGAGGTGTTCATATCAATCCAGGCATTCCCTGCTCTGCTGGACCTGCCAGAGGAGGCTGAAGTAACCCGGGTCAGCTGCGGCTCTCGCCACACTGCAGCACTCACCG GTGCTGGTGATCTCTTTACATGGGGTTGGG gtgagTACGGGCAGCTGGGCCATAAGACGACCCAAACATTAGACCAGCCTACCCGGGTGGATTTCTTTGCAGACAGGAGCCTGCGTGTGGTAGAtgtggtgtgtgggccctggaACACATTTGTGTGCACAGAGGAAAAAGACTCCACCCCCCAGATCCCACCCTGA
- the selenos gene encoding selenoprotein S: MEADEETTEIKTETTVENQDLSFLQQTVGVFVAEYGWCLLLLCVGVYLLIQHLSKRRSSQEAHWSGQGTDEADTVAVVKRQEALEASRRRMQEELNAKAMQYKEKQQTLQEEKRKQKIEMWESMQQGKSYQGNAKVLNSTEEASTSTVVKPKSDKKPLRNSGFNPLTGEGGGACVWRPGRRGPSAGG, encoded by the exons ATGGAAGCGGATGAAGAAACAACagagataaaaacagagacGACCGTCGAAAACCAGGATCTAAGTTTCCTACAGCAAACTG TGGGAGTGTTTGTGGCTGAATATGGCTGgtgcctgctcctcctctgtgtGGGAGTTTACTTGCTCATCCAACACCTCAGCAAACGGAGATCCAGTCAAGAAGCTCACTGGTCTGGCCAGGGAACTGATGAAG CGGATACTGTAGCGGTGGTGAAACGCCAGGAAGCCTTAGAAGCGTCTCGGAGACGgatgcaggaggagctgaatgCTAAAGCAATGCAGTATAAGGAGAAGCAACAGACA ttgcaggaggagaagaggaagcagAAGATTGAGATGTGGGAGAGTATGCAGCAGGGAAAAAGTTACCAGGGAAACGCGAAGGTTTTAAAC AGTACAGAAGAGGCCAGTACATCCACCGTGGTGAAACCCAAGTCTGATAAAAAGCCTCTTAGGAACAGTG GGTTCAATCCTCTgacaggggaaggaggaggagcctgtGTGTGGCGACCAGGCAGAAGAGGGCCCTCTGCTGGTGGATGA
- the LOC135242395 gene encoding calcium and integrin-binding protein 1-like isoform X1 has translation MWVARNLEDKLNAIQFNLLFSCFNVNLPLASVQLELTFLTKQEILLAHKRFSELMAKEERSSPSLRVPMEKILTMPELKSNPFRERICHVFSTSDMKDGSLTFEDFLDLLSAFSDSATLEIKSHYAFRIFDFDDDGTLDCGDLEKLVNCLTGETEDTRLNPEEMRQLITNILEESDIDKDGTVNLSEFQHVISRSPDFVSSFKIVL, from the exons ATGTGGGTCGCTAGGAATCTGGAAGATAAATTGAACGCGATTCAATTTAATCTGCTGTTTTCCTGCTTTAACGTGAATTTACCGTTAGCTAGCGTACAGCTG GAGCTGACATTTTTAACAAAGCAAGAAATCCTGCT ggcCCACAAGAGATTCAGTGAGCTGATGGCCAAGGAGGAGAGGAGTAGTCCTAGCCTCCGTGTTCCAATGGAAAAGATCCTGACAATGCCAGAGCTCAAG TCCAACCCTTTCCGTGAAAGGATCTGCCATGTGTTCTCCACCTCTGACATGAAAGATGGAAGTCTGACCTTTGAGGACTTTTTGGACCTTCTGAGTGCCTTTAGTGACTCTGCCACTCTGGAGATTAAATCACACTACGCCTTCCGCATCTTTG ACTTTGATGATGACGGCACGCTGGACTGCGGGGACCTGGAAAAGCTGGTCAACTGTCTGACTGGGGAGACAGAGGATACCAGGCTAAACCCTGAGGAGATGAGACAGCTCATCACTAAT ATCTTGGAGGAGTCTGATATCGACAAGGATGGAACAGTGAACCTCTCCGAGTTCCAGCACGTAATTTCCAGATCACCAGATTTTGTCAG TTCATTTAAGATTGTGCTGTGA
- the gdpgp1 gene encoding GDP-D-glucose phosphorylase 1 produces the protein MESFLTQPFVYSDQDLVRRVVRSQGCETLEKLSKFDKRLRSTWTEKMEHGLFRYPLEDLKTRILPGPYGFVAQLNIMRGQERRKPQQIFSIRQQFDSEQFNFNKIHSHEILFQMSKQNSNEADVEPQFKDITSRCNENGLEGARDKVIVVINVSPLEFGHCLFIPEPTHCMPQILTASAIQTGIESVFLSADSGFRVGFNSLGAFASVNHLHLHGYYLDSELRIESAPTEPLVPKKGFHRLIDFPSGFLFYTEGECLHETATVIWQLTNFLVERNVAHNMFLTRGCPPGKRHEPALSRSGVRIIVWPRISCFGAKEESAFNVALCELAGHLPFKNRRDFDAITESEVKTIIQKYLLPGDEFTQLQSELCKQLHVHQ, from the coding sequence ATGGAAAGCTTTTTGACTCAGCCTTTTGTTTACAGTGACCAGGATTTGGTTCGTCGTGTTGTGCGCTCCCAGGGATGCGAAACACTCGAAAAACTGTCTAAATTTGACAAACGATTGCGGTCTACTTGGACTGAGAAGATGGAGCATGGGCTATTCCGTTATCCTCTCGAGGATTTAAAGACACGGATTCTTCCCGGACCGTATGGTTTCGTAGCTCAGCTTAACATCATGCGGGGGCAAGAGAGGCGAAAACCTCAGCAAATATTCAGCATAAGGCAACAATTTGACTCGGAACAATTCAACTTTAATAAGATACATTCTCATGAAATTCTATTTCAGATGAGCAAACAAAACTCAAATGAGGCAGATGTAGAACCTCAATTCAAAGACATCACGTCACGCTGTAATGAAAATGGACTTGAAGGAGCACGCGACAAAGTGATTGTTGTAATCAACGTGAGTCCGCTCGAATTCGgccattgtttatttatacCGGAACCGACGCACTGCATGCCACAGATCCTTACTGCCTCTGCCATTCAAACTGGAATTGAGTCTGTGTTTCTAAGCGCCGATTCAGGATTTCGAGTGGGATTCAACAGTCTAGGGGCATTTGCATCAGTTAATCATTTACACCTCCATGGATACTACTTAGACTCGGAGCTGCGGATAGAATCTGCTCCGACCGAACCTTTAGTTCCCAAGAAGGGCTTTCACCGATTAATTGACTTCCCGTCCGGATTCTTGTTTTATACGGAAGGAGAATGCTTGCATGAAACTGCCACTGTCATTTGGCAACTGACAAACTTTTTAGTGGAAAGAAATGTCGCACATAACATGTTTCTTACCAGGGGTTGCCCACCGGGTAAGCGACATGAACCTGCGCTTTCTCGTTCTGGTGTACGAATAATCGTGTGGCCAAGGATATCCTGCTTCGGGGCGAAAGAAGAATCCGCCTTCAACGTGGCTCTTTGTGAGTTAGCTGGGCATTTGCCATTTAAGAACAGAAGGGACTTTGACGCCATCACTGAAAGCGAAGTGAAAACCATTATTCAAAAATATCTCCTTCCCGGTGACGAATTTACGCAGTTACAATCAGAGCTATGCAAACAATTACACGTACATCAGTAG
- the LOC135242060 gene encoding creatine kinase S-type, mitochondrial-like isoform X3, with amino-acid sequence MTAEYPDLRKHHSYMATYLTPAMYANLYHKVTPNGFTLDQAIQTGVDNPGQPFVESVGMVAGDEESYEVFADLFFPVIMERHNGYNPYTMTQPTDLDPSKIDRGQLDERYVLSCRVRVGRSIRGLSLPPACTRAERREVQRVMVNALASLQGELEGHYYSVAEMTEQEQQQLTDDHFLFEKPVSPLMTCTGMARDWPDSRGIWHNKQKTFLVWVNEEDHTRVISMEKGGNMKQVFERFCKGLKEVEKQILEKGWEFMWNEKLGYILTCPSNLGTGLRASVHITLPHLSKDPHFPKILENLRLQKRGSGGEDTVVANGIFDISNQDRMGRSEVQLVQLVIDGVNYLIDCEKKLEKGQDIQIPPPISQFK; translated from the exons ATGACTGCAG AGTACCCAGATTTGCGTAAGCACCACAGCTACATGGCCACTTACCTGACTCCTGCCATGTATGCCAACCTGTACCACAAAGTCACGCCCAATGGCTTCACTCTGGACCAGGCCATCCAGACAGGAGTGGACAATCCTGGGCAGCCCTTCGTCGAGTCTGTGGGCATGGTGGCTGGGGATGAGGAATCATATGAG GTGTTCGCTGATCTCTTTTTTCCGGTCATTATGGAAAGGCACAATGGGTACAACCCATATACTATGACGCAACCCACTGACCTGGATCCCAGCAAG atCGACAGGGGACAACTGGATGAGCGATATGTACTGTCGTGCCGGGTACGAGTGGGCCGCAGCATCAGGGGGCTCAGTCTGCCCCCAGCATGCACACGGGCAGAGCGGCGGGAGGTGCAGCGGGTAATGGTTAATGCCCTCGCCAGCCTCCAGGGGGAGCTGGAGGGTCACTATTACAGCGTGGCAGAAATgacagagcaggagcagcagcagctgacgGAC GATCACTTCTTGTTTGAAAAACCAGTTTCTCCTCTAATGACTTGCACTGGAATGGCCCGGGATTGGCCCGATTCTCGTGGGATCTG GCACAACAAGCAGAAGACCTTCCTTGTGTGGGTCAATGAAGAGGACCACACCCGTGTCATCTCCATGGAAAAGGGTGGCAACATGAAGCAAGTGTTTGAGCGATTCTGCAAGGGACTAAAAGAG GTGGAAAAGCAGATCCTGGAGAAGGGCTGGGAGTTCATGTGGAATGAGAAATTGGGTTACATTCTCACATGTCCATCCAACCTGGGTACAGGTCTGAGAGCCAGCGTTCACATCACTCTGCCCCACCTCAGCAAG GACCCCCACTTCCCTAAAATCCTGGAAAATCTGCGCCTGCAGAAAagagggagtggaggggaggACACAGTCGTTGCAAACGGCATCTTCGACATCTCCAACCAGGACCGAATGGGCAGGTCTGAG GTGCAGCTTGTCCAGTTAGTGATTGATGGGGTGAACTATCTAATCGACTGTGAGAAGAAACTGGAGAAAGGCCAGGACATCCAGATCCCTCCGCCCATCAGCCAGTTCAAATAG
- the LOC135242393 gene encoding RCC1 domain-containing protein 1-like isoform X1 produces the protein MIWFGFGFNAFGQIYSYARSGKESTSDEDVEVKVIAPVRLSSCCPDGEKRLQLVGASWSRTAFLQCAGDSSVCLSGFWSDPPSRKAHSCFPQSYGCWDAQVSERYLTLAFKDRTECWSLDEIDSMPVWRMKHAPENTELSDRLPLVPGGYVVSAPPFLHVLSPHLCGVSLALGMEHAVLLSASGTVYTWGSSSGYVGSHGQLGHGELGREVEPRVVEGLWGMTMKGVAAGGWHSVCISGEGDLYTWGWNESGQLGLPSHTIGRGTLQGGTAAGTESDRKEVFISIQAFPALLDLPEEAEVTRVSCGSRHTAALTGAGDLFTWGWGEYGQLGHKTTQTLDQPTRVDFFADRSLRVVDVVCGPWNTFVCTEEKDSTPQIPP, from the exons aTGATTTGGTTTGGATTCGGATTTAACGCGTTTGGTCAAATATATTCTTATGCTAGATCCGGGAAGGAATCCACAAGTGACGAAGATGTCGAAGTGAAAGTGATCGCTCCCGTAAGGCTTAGTTCCTGCTGCCCCGATGGAGAGAAACGCCTACAGCTTGTTGGAGCGAGCTGGAGCCGAACTGCTTTTCTGCAGTGTGCAG GTGACAGCAGTGTATGTCTGTCCGGCTTTTGGTCAGACCCACCCTCTCGCAAAGCGCACAGCTGTTTTCCACAAAGCTATGGCTGTTGGGATGCGCAGGTCAGTGAACGTTACCTGACCCTTGCATTCAAAGACCGAACAGAATGCTGGAGCTTGGACGAAATTGATAGTATGCCCGTCTGGAGGATGAAACACGCGCCTGAGAATACAG AACTCTCTGACAGACTTCCTCTGGTCCCAGGAGGTTACGTTGTTTCAGCCCCTCCTTTCTTGCATGTTCTGTCTCCACATTTGTGTGGGGTCAGTCTGGCTCTGGGTATGGAACACGCAGTCCTGCTAAGTGCTTCTGGTACTGTGTACACCTGGGGCTCTAGCAG TGGTTATGTTGGCAGTCACGGGCAGCTGGGGCATGGTGAACTTGGTCGAGAGGTTGAGCCTCGGGTGGTGGAGGGACTGTGGGGCATGACCATGAAGGGCGTGGCAGCTGGGGGCTGGCATTCTGTCTGCATCAGTG GTGAGGGAGATTTGTACACTTGGGGCTGGAATGAAAGTGGTCAGCTTGGCCTACCATCCCACACGATAGGAAGAGGGACACTGCAGGGAGgcactgctgcag GAACTGAATCAGACAGAAAGGAGGTGTTCATATCAATCCAGGCATTCCCTGCTCTGCTGGACCTGCCAGAGGAGGCTGAAGTAACCCGGGTCAGCTGCGGCTCTCGCCACACTGCAGCACTCACCG GTGCTGGTGATCTCTTTACATGGGGTTGGG gtgagTACGGGCAGCTGGGCCATAAGACGACCCAAACATTAGACCAGCCTACCCGGGTGGATTTCTTTGCAGACAGGAGCCTGCGTGTGGTAGAtgtggtgtgtgggccctggaACACATTTGTGTGCACAGAGGAAAAAGACTCCACCCCCCAGATCCCACCCTGA
- the LOC135242395 gene encoding calcium and integrin-binding protein 1-like isoform X2: protein MGTTASQLQKDLLSEYQELTFLTKQEILLAHKRFSELMAKEERSSPSLRVPMEKILTMPELKSNPFRERICHVFSTSDMKDGSLTFEDFLDLLSAFSDSATLEIKSHYAFRIFDFDDDGTLDCGDLEKLVNCLTGETEDTRLNPEEMRQLITNILEESDIDKDGTVNLSEFQHVISRSPDFVSSFKIVL, encoded by the exons ATGGGAACAACGGCCAGTCAGTTACAAAAGGATTTGCTTTCCGAGTATCAG GAGCTGACATTTTTAACAAAGCAAGAAATCCTGCT ggcCCACAAGAGATTCAGTGAGCTGATGGCCAAGGAGGAGAGGAGTAGTCCTAGCCTCCGTGTTCCAATGGAAAAGATCCTGACAATGCCAGAGCTCAAG TCCAACCCTTTCCGTGAAAGGATCTGCCATGTGTTCTCCACCTCTGACATGAAAGATGGAAGTCTGACCTTTGAGGACTTTTTGGACCTTCTGAGTGCCTTTAGTGACTCTGCCACTCTGGAGATTAAATCACACTACGCCTTCCGCATCTTTG ACTTTGATGATGACGGCACGCTGGACTGCGGGGACCTGGAAAAGCTGGTCAACTGTCTGACTGGGGAGACAGAGGATACCAGGCTAAACCCTGAGGAGATGAGACAGCTCATCACTAAT ATCTTGGAGGAGTCTGATATCGACAAGGATGGAACAGTGAACCTCTCCGAGTTCCAGCACGTAATTTCCAGATCACCAGATTTTGTCAG TTCATTTAAGATTGTGCTGTGA